A single region of the Salvia miltiorrhiza cultivar Shanhuang (shh) chromosome 8, IMPLAD_Smil_shh, whole genome shotgun sequence genome encodes:
- the LOC130998223 gene encoding protein trichome birefringence-like 33: MENRGGVQISPPIVEEVGARRRNTSGREREQSCGDRWLCMRRRSSQRPPRTIEKRRSRVSAKRGQWRRVGGCGGAAPSPWRRRGDKGVAVRSMLIPLSTKEEEEEMKKTIVGNIVMKPSPSPSSSSILSPSLLLALILSAVVIYSSGFCYISRLYDHHPPIPLAVHFKMKTRERLPFAIGEGDGNCDMFGGRWVRDYDQPPYEESDCPYIGGQLTCLGHGRPDKDYRYWRWQPNACSLPSFNATLMLEELRGKRMIFVGDSLFRGQFTSLVCLLHRVIPPHAQSMETIHSLTIFTAKDYNATIEFYWMPFLVESNADDPKMHKVDHRIIRNAPIGRHGQYWKGADIILFNTYIWRGSLEDEAKETVKVSMEDGYRVALKMLIRWINENIDPNKTRLFFVGLSATHQRSSKWGGAPKGNCYNETAMIEDGRYMGVERSLFPIIEEELSKSAVPITFLNISEVTSRRKDAHTSIYKAYRRPLTPTQRANPIPYADCIHWCLPGVQDVWNHLFFAKLFFP; this comes from the exons ATGGAGAATAGAGGCGGTGTGCAGATCTCACCACCGATCGTGGAGGAGGTGGGAGCGCGGAGGCGGAACACCAGTGGAAGAGAGAGGGAGCAGAGCTGCGGTGACCGCTGGCTCTGCATGCGCCGCCGCAGCTCGCAGCGGCCGCCGCGAACAATAGAGAAAAGGAGATCGAGAGTGAGCGCAAAGAGAGGGCAGTGGAGGAGGGTGGGTGGATGCGGAGGCGCCGCGCCGTCGCCGTGGAGGAGGAGAGGCGACAAGGGTGTAGCagtt AGGTCTATGTTGATTCCTCTCTCAacgaaagaagaagaagaagaaatgaagAAAACAATAGTAGGAAACATTGTTATGAAGCCTTCGCCATCACCTTCGTCTTCCTCCATCCTTTCTCCTTCCCTCTTATTAGCCCTCATTTTATCGGCCGTCGTGATTTACAGCTCCGGCTTCTGCTACATCTCTCGTCTATACGATCATCACCCGCCCATTCCACTAGCTGTTCACTTCA AGATGAAGACGAGAGAAAGACTGCCTTTCGCGATCGGGGAGGGTGACGGAAATTGTGATATGTTCGGCGGGAGGTGGGTCCGGGACTACGATCAGCCGCCGTACGAGGAATCCGACTGTCCGTACATCGGCGGCCAGCTGACGTGTCTCGGCCACGGCCGCCCTGATAAGGACTACCGCTACTGGAGATGGCAACCTAATGCTTGTTCTCTCCCTAG TTTTAACGCAACATTGATGCTGGAAGAGCTTAGAGGAAAGAGAATGATATTTGTGGGTGATTCTCTATTTAGAGGCCAATTCACCTCATTGGTTTGTCTTCTTCACCGAGTCATACCTCCACATGCTCAATCTATGGAAACCATTCATTCCTTAACTATTTTCACAGCCAAg GATTATAATGCAACAATAGAGTTCTATTGGATGCCATTTTTGGTGGAGTCGAACGCAGATGACCCGAAAATGCACAAGGTGGATCACAGAATTATCAGAAATGCCCCCATTGGGAGGCATGGCCAATACTGGAAAGGAGCAGACATAATCCTCTTCAACACTTACATTTG GAGAGGGTCTTTGGAGGATGAGGCGAAGGAAACGGTAAAGGTATCAATGGAGGATGGGTATCGCGTGGCGCTGAAGATGCTGATAAGATGGATAAACGAGAACATTGATCCCAACAAAACAAGGCTCTTTTTTGTGGGCTTGTCAGCTACGCATCAACG GAGCTCAAAATGGGGAGGAGCTCCGAAGGGAAACTGCTACAACGAAACAGCGATGATCGAGGATGGTAGGTATATGGGAGTGGAAAGAAGCTTGTTTCCCATAATCGAAGAAGAATTGAGCAAGTCTGCAGTTCCGATCACATTCCTGAACATCAGTGAGGTGACGAGCCGACGCAAGGATGCCCACACCTCCATCTATAAAGCTTATCGCCGCCCCTTAACGCCCACCCAGCGCGCAAATCCCATCCCCTACGCTGATTGCATACACTGGTGCTTGCCTGGAGTTCAAGACGTTTGGAACCACCTCTTCTTTGCTAAGCTCTTCTTTCCTTga